The following are from one region of the Alicyclobacillus fastidiosus genome:
- the asnB gene encoding asparagine synthase (glutamine-hydrolyzing) encodes MCGIAGWVDWSRDLSGELQTVKRMGETLYSRGPDTAGLWSHPHAVFAHRRLIVVDPDGGLQPMTRSFGDKAYTLVYNGELYNTEDIRKDLLAMGFKFQSYSDTEVVLVSYVAWGEACVEKFNGIFAFAIWDEFNQRLFMARDRLGVKPLFYSRIGNGVVFGSELKAILAHPSIDPVVKAEGLAEIFAIGPARTPGLGIYEGVEELRAGHVLIGTPDKISTHQYWKLRSYEHSDSLEKTIKTVRELMVDIVERQLISDVPIATFLSGGLDSSVVSAIAARYFQQQGRDALHTFAIEFKDMEKHFQANAFQKSLDGPWAQRISEHIGSIHHRVIFDTPDLAEHLLHPLATRDLPGMADIDTSLFLFCQEVKKDVTVALSGEAADEVFGGYPWFHREESLKADTFPWSLRLHERVNIMSDELKQLVQPQDYVQRRYAQALEEVPRLAGESARDARIREIGYLSITRFMPTLLDRKDRMSMGSGLEVRVPFCDHRLVEYVFNIPWEMKTVGNETKGILRKAMEGYLPEDALYRKKSPYPSTPNPDYLALVRDKALAMLDDKTSPIHPFVDENALRALAALSHNATEHRPWFGQIMGTAQMFHYLYETNEWLRQYHVTVR; translated from the coding sequence ATGTGCGGAATTGCAGGTTGGGTGGATTGGTCTCGCGACTTGTCTGGTGAATTACAGACCGTAAAACGCATGGGCGAGACGCTGTATTCCAGAGGACCGGACACGGCTGGGTTGTGGTCACATCCACACGCGGTCTTTGCGCACCGTCGCCTCATCGTCGTCGATCCCGACGGTGGACTCCAGCCTATGACGAGATCGTTCGGCGATAAAGCGTACACCCTCGTCTATAACGGCGAACTTTACAACACGGAAGATATTCGCAAAGACCTGTTGGCGATGGGCTTCAAGTTTCAATCGTACTCTGACACCGAAGTCGTCCTCGTGTCCTATGTGGCGTGGGGTGAGGCTTGTGTCGAGAAGTTTAACGGGATCTTCGCATTCGCCATCTGGGATGAATTCAATCAGCGGCTGTTCATGGCGCGCGATCGCCTCGGTGTGAAGCCGCTCTTCTACAGCCGCATAGGAAACGGTGTGGTGTTCGGGTCCGAATTGAAAGCAATCCTTGCGCACCCCTCGATAGATCCCGTCGTCAAAGCAGAGGGCCTCGCTGAAATTTTCGCCATTGGCCCTGCGCGAACGCCTGGTCTAGGGATTTACGAAGGCGTGGAAGAACTGCGGGCCGGGCACGTCCTCATTGGGACACCCGACAAAATCAGCACCCATCAGTACTGGAAACTGCGCAGTTACGAACATTCCGACTCGCTCGAAAAGACGATCAAGACGGTGCGGGAACTGATGGTGGACATCGTCGAGCGCCAGCTCATCTCCGACGTCCCAATCGCCACGTTCCTCTCTGGAGGACTTGACTCCAGCGTCGTCTCTGCGATCGCTGCCAGGTACTTTCAGCAACAGGGCCGCGACGCACTGCATACGTTCGCCATTGAATTTAAAGATATGGAAAAACACTTCCAGGCCAACGCGTTTCAAAAGAGCCTGGATGGCCCGTGGGCACAACGCATCTCCGAGCACATCGGCAGCATTCACCATCGCGTCATATTCGATACGCCAGATCTGGCGGAGCATCTCCTTCACCCGCTTGCTACCCGTGATCTGCCGGGGATGGCAGACATCGATACGTCGCTGTTTTTGTTCTGCCAAGAGGTGAAAAAGGACGTCACGGTGGCACTCTCCGGGGAAGCTGCTGACGAGGTGTTCGGCGGGTATCCGTGGTTCCACCGGGAAGAATCGCTCAAGGCCGACACGTTCCCGTGGTCTCTACGTCTACACGAGCGGGTCAACATCATGTCAGACGAACTAAAACAGCTCGTGCAACCACAGGACTACGTACAGCGAAGGTACGCACAGGCGCTTGAAGAGGTTCCTCGCCTCGCCGGGGAGTCAGCCCGTGACGCGCGGATCCGCGAGATCGGCTACCTCAGTATCACGCGGTTCATGCCGACGTTGTTAGACCGCAAGGACCGGATGAGCATGGGTTCTGGGCTCGAAGTTCGCGTCCCCTTCTGCGATCACCGCTTAGTCGAATACGTCTTCAATATCCCGTGGGAAATGAAGACGGTGGGCAACGAGACGAAAGGCATCCTTCGCAAAGCTATGGAAGGATACCTGCCAGAAGATGCACTCTATCGTAAGAAGAGCCCATACCCGTCGACGCCAAACCCCGACTACCTTGCCCTGGTACGCGACAAGGCACTCGCAATGCTCGACGACAAGACGTCCCCTATCCACCCATTCGTGGACGAAAACGCGTTACGGGCACTCGCCGCACTCAGCCACAACGCGACAGAGCACCGTCCGTGGTTCGGCCAAATCATGGGTACCGCTCAGATGTTCCACTACCTCTACGAGACCAACGAATGGTTGCGGCAGTACCACGTAACCGTCCGCTGA
- a CDS encoding YheC/YheD family protein translates to MTRGQIDLSRMYLDKWQMHLALSHDIVQGLKLPFTQLLSQCMTNDFTKYNAWYVKPINTWGGHQIAKCERSGEQAWILRQQTGPVQRYRHIAQLVQDLTLMYDPIATIVQQAAPVATWRNRPFDIRVLCQRESDCWVFAGSLARVAAQGSLVSNLGTGHGDVFPTREVLEVLYPKRSKQSRVLQHLKQYSLRICEILDSYAQFDEVGVDYGLSHEGQIWLFEVNTNDRLGGPSRELFAKLPDKTTYEQIEARAEANRQAWLSQLVSEILSVD, encoded by the coding sequence GTGACGCGCGGACAAATCGATTTGAGTCGCATGTACTTAGACAAATGGCAGATGCACCTCGCGCTTTCGCACGACATAGTGCAGGGACTGAAACTCCCATTTACCCAACTACTAAGCCAGTGTATGACAAATGATTTCACCAAGTACAACGCTTGGTATGTGAAGCCAATCAACACCTGGGGCGGCCACCAGATCGCAAAGTGTGAGCGGTCCGGCGAGCAGGCGTGGATACTTCGACAGCAAACGGGTCCAGTTCAACGATATCGACACATCGCACAACTCGTCCAAGACCTTACGCTCATGTACGATCCCATTGCCACGATTGTACAGCAGGCGGCGCCAGTTGCAACATGGAGAAATCGACCGTTCGACATTCGCGTTCTGTGTCAGCGTGAATCGGATTGCTGGGTATTCGCCGGATCGCTGGCGCGCGTCGCTGCACAAGGAAGCCTCGTGTCCAATCTAGGTACCGGACACGGCGACGTCTTCCCCACGCGTGAGGTGCTCGAGGTGCTCTACCCGAAGCGATCGAAACAATCGCGCGTGCTGCAGCACTTGAAACAATACAGTTTGCGAATCTGCGAAATATTGGACAGTTATGCCCAATTTGACGAGGTTGGGGTCGACTACGGACTGAGTCACGAAGGTCAAATCTGGCTCTTCGAAGTCAACACCAACGACCGCTTGGGTGGCCCGAGCCGAGAACTCTTCGCAAAACTCCCCGACAAGACAACCTACGAACAAATCGAAGCGCGTGCAGAGGCCAATCGCCAAGCTTGGTTGTCACAGTTGGTCAGCGAGATCCTGAGCGTCGACTAA
- a CDS encoding late competence development ComFB family protein: MAVYNVTECLATDMLASAEVQRFLTCSCQQCANDVLALALNHLPVRYVSTDQGSVFVKADYLHSQWQSDVLAELIRAAQRVGLQPHHDKLRTEGA; the protein is encoded by the coding sequence ATGGCGGTCTATAACGTGACAGAATGCTTGGCAACAGACATGCTCGCATCCGCAGAGGTGCAGCGGTTTTTAACCTGTTCTTGCCAACAGTGCGCCAATGACGTGTTGGCCTTGGCCTTGAATCACCTCCCTGTTCGCTACGTCTCCACAGACCAGGGGAGCGTGTTTGTCAAGGCGGACTACCTTCACTCGCAGTGGCAATCGGATGTGTTGGCTGAACTCATCCGCGCTGCGCAGCGAGTTGGGCTTCAACCGCACCACGACAAACTAAGGACAGAAGGAGCTTGA
- the tadA gene encoding tRNA adenosine(34) deaminase TadA — protein MQTGTSDEDFMRLALVEARAAGAQGEVPIGAVVVHEGEVVAVGSNLRETWRDPTAHAELIALQAASRRLGTWRLTECDLYVTLEPCPMCAGSIMLARIRRLVYGADDRKGGAVTSKLSLLEPGLWNHTPNITSGVLADDCANILKDFFRAVRERRTKL, from the coding sequence GTGCAAACCGGTACATCGGACGAGGACTTTATGCGACTGGCACTCGTTGAGGCGAGGGCGGCGGGTGCGCAGGGGGAGGTCCCGATAGGTGCGGTCGTCGTGCACGAGGGGGAAGTGGTCGCCGTGGGATCGAATTTGCGCGAAACATGGCGCGATCCGACGGCACATGCGGAGCTCATCGCCCTGCAGGCAGCAAGCCGGAGGCTTGGAACCTGGAGATTGACAGAGTGTGACTTATATGTTACTTTAGAGCCCTGTCCTATGTGTGCTGGTTCCATCATGTTGGCCCGGATTCGGCGTTTGGTGTACGGTGCCGACGACCGGAAAGGTGGAGCAGTCACCTCAAAACTCTCCCTTTTGGAACCCGGTTTATGGAATCACACGCCAAACATTACATCTGGTGTTTTGGCGGATGACTGTGCTAATATATTGAAGGACTTTTTCAGGGCTGTTCGCGAACGGCGAACAAAGCTTTGA
- a CDS encoding ATP-binding protein, translating into MSMKQQHPIFSVEPDLLPDTQLLNAGILYLAKDGSMAVLNDISAELIGMPQATGSIVPIDMALSEDSDEYQVLQHILQTECEYRDAVVRWEVGNDVRHVLMDTFVHQSQDGQVYGMYIVMKDMGNFAALDQQTQRVEKVATVGKVAAGIAHEIRNPLTTVKGFLQVLEGRLHNGLMDEEIQYVEVMMSEIERVNALVAELLLLSKPTKLDKRTFPLAELLQEIQPWMQAVARDHGVKFVYDVPADFALFGDRDMLRQLLLHLIKNAIEAMDVDGSLSIGARMVSGRTEIYISDTGPGIPYYLVDKIFDAFYTTKDKGTGLGLAICERIVADHGGKILVSSKGFGTTFTISLPGPSQHSANLFLPNQAHSLLS; encoded by the coding sequence ATGAGTATGAAACAACAGCATCCTATATTTTCTGTTGAACCAGACCTGTTACCCGACACACAGCTCCTCAATGCAGGGATTCTATACTTGGCCAAAGATGGTAGTATGGCGGTCTTAAACGATATTTCCGCTGAACTTATCGGCATGCCGCAGGCGACGGGATCGATTGTCCCCATCGACATGGCGCTTTCCGAGGACAGCGATGAATACCAAGTGCTTCAACACATCCTCCAGACCGAATGCGAATATCGCGACGCGGTCGTTCGCTGGGAAGTGGGCAACGACGTGCGGCACGTGCTCATGGATACGTTCGTGCACCAATCCCAAGACGGTCAAGTCTACGGCATGTACATCGTGATGAAGGACATGGGGAATTTCGCCGCGCTCGACCAGCAGACGCAGCGCGTCGAAAAAGTGGCCACGGTGGGCAAAGTAGCCGCCGGGATCGCCCATGAGATCCGCAATCCACTCACCACTGTGAAAGGTTTCCTGCAAGTGCTTGAGGGGCGCCTCCACAACGGGTTGATGGATGAAGAGATTCAGTATGTCGAAGTGATGATGAGTGAAATTGAACGCGTTAACGCACTCGTGGCGGAACTTCTGTTGCTGTCTAAACCCACCAAGTTGGACAAGCGCACGTTCCCGCTGGCGGAGTTGCTTCAGGAGATTCAGCCTTGGATGCAAGCGGTGGCGAGGGACCACGGTGTGAAATTCGTCTACGACGTACCAGCTGATTTCGCACTCTTCGGGGACCGGGACATGTTGCGGCAACTGCTGCTTCATCTCATCAAAAACGCCATCGAGGCGATGGATGTCGACGGGAGCTTATCGATTGGGGCGAGAATGGTCTCCGGCCGCACGGAAATCTACATCTCCGATACGGGTCCGGGCATTCCCTACTACCTCGTCGACAAGATCTTCGATGCATTCTATACCACCAAGGACAAGGGAACAGGACTTGGACTTGCGATTTGTGAGCGCATCGTAGCGGATCACGGCGGGAAGATTCTCGTATCCTCCAAGGGGTTTGGCACGACATTCACGATTTCACTGCCGGGGCCGAGCCAGCACAGTGCAAATTTATTCCTTCCCAATCAAGCGCATTCTCTTCTTTCGTAA
- the dnaX gene encoding DNA polymerase III subunit gamma/tau, with product MSYQALYRIWRPQSFSNLMGQPHVRQTLSNAITSGKIAHAYLFCGPRGTGKTSAAKLFAKAVNCEHPDGAEPCNACSACVSITNGSNVDVEEIDAASNRGVDEIRELRDKVHYAPTTVKRKVYIVDEVHMLTTEAFNALLKTLEEPPAHVLFVLATTEAHKIPGTIVSRCQRFDFHRISTETIVERLQEVVQHQGWACDAGALWKLAEAADGGLRDALGLLEQAAAFGQGTIDEAQVASVIGGVDTKALLELVGELLDASYLAALERISSWYAGGKDASRIAFDLLQVLRDLFIVMLSPNDDALHGKPVAPYRAITERASCSADWLLNGVSKLGELYTQLRYVEQPRLALEASLLSIATAPRASAPVHAAGHPTQVPPAAAVAAAAVVQPTPQATSHPVQPAASEPQVSDEGEATDEAIARRRRARAADQRAAAAGRKRETLERLYAERNVAFEHTVRERWGDVLHKVKQDRIQSHAWLMHGEVAMATDFAVVLSFASRIHREAVMKPADRQVIESAISVMLEREMQIFALLKEDWDEFITSLQHDGDASGSAPEQDLVERARALFGPDKVIVETEE from the coding sequence GTGTCCTACCAAGCACTCTACCGAATTTGGCGTCCTCAGTCGTTTTCCAATCTGATGGGACAACCGCATGTGCGGCAGACTTTATCCAATGCCATTACATCGGGCAAAATCGCGCACGCCTACCTGTTCTGTGGCCCGCGCGGCACGGGCAAGACCAGTGCGGCGAAGTTGTTTGCCAAAGCGGTCAACTGCGAGCATCCAGACGGAGCCGAACCGTGCAACGCGTGTAGTGCGTGTGTATCGATCACGAACGGATCGAATGTCGACGTCGAAGAAATCGACGCGGCGTCGAATCGGGGTGTCGATGAGATCCGCGAATTGCGGGATAAGGTTCATTACGCGCCGACGACCGTCAAACGAAAAGTGTATATTGTCGACGAGGTCCACATGTTGACTACGGAGGCGTTCAACGCACTCCTGAAAACGTTGGAGGAGCCACCGGCGCACGTTTTGTTCGTCTTGGCGACGACGGAAGCGCACAAGATTCCAGGGACAATCGTCTCGCGCTGTCAGCGCTTCGACTTTCACAGGATTTCCACGGAGACCATCGTCGAGCGGCTGCAAGAGGTCGTGCAGCACCAGGGTTGGGCCTGTGATGCGGGCGCTTTGTGGAAGTTGGCGGAAGCGGCAGATGGCGGGCTGCGCGACGCGCTCGGTCTCTTGGAACAGGCGGCCGCGTTCGGCCAAGGCACCATCGACGAGGCTCAGGTGGCGAGCGTCATCGGCGGCGTCGACACCAAGGCGCTGCTCGAACTGGTCGGTGAATTGCTCGACGCTTCATACTTGGCGGCGCTCGAACGGATATCGTCGTGGTATGCAGGGGGCAAAGATGCGAGCCGTATCGCATTTGACTTATTGCAAGTGCTGCGCGATTTGTTTATTGTCATGCTATCTCCGAATGACGACGCGCTGCACGGGAAGCCAGTAGCTCCGTATCGAGCGATTACAGAACGGGCATCCTGCAGTGCGGACTGGCTCTTGAACGGCGTTTCGAAATTAGGCGAGTTATATACGCAACTGCGCTACGTGGAACAACCGAGACTCGCGCTCGAAGCGAGTCTGTTATCCATCGCCACGGCACCGAGGGCAAGTGCACCGGTGCACGCAGCTGGACATCCGACACAAGTTCCGCCTGCAGCAGCGGTGGCTGCTGCGGCAGTTGTGCAACCGACGCCGCAAGCGACATCACACCCTGTTCAACCTGCAGCCAGCGAGCCGCAGGTGTCGGACGAAGGCGAAGCGACCGACGAGGCCATCGCTCGCCGCCGCAGGGCGCGGGCCGCGGATCAGCGCGCCGCCGCCGCAGGGCGCAAGCGAGAGACGTTGGAGCGGCTGTACGCTGAGCGGAACGTCGCCTTCGAGCATACGGTTCGGGAACGTTGGGGCGATGTGCTTCACAAAGTGAAGCAGGATCGCATTCAATCCCATGCTTGGCTGATGCATGGTGAAGTGGCGATGGCCACGGATTTCGCTGTTGTCCTGTCGTTTGCCAGCCGCATTCATCGCGAGGCGGTGATGAAGCCAGCGGATAGACAGGTGATCGAATCGGCCATCTCTGTCATGCTGGAACGCGAGATGCAGATCTTTGCGCTCTTGAAGGAAGATTGGGATGAATTCATCACATCGCTTCAACACGACGGCGATGCGAGCGGAAGTGCTCCCGAACAAGACCTTGTGGAGCGTGCACGGGCGTTGTTTGGCCCAGATAAAGTGATTGTAGAAACTGAGGAGTGA
- a CDS encoding YbaB/EbfC family nucleoid-associated protein, with protein sequence MKNMNQLMRQAKKMQEDIMKAQEALGERSVEGTAGGGAVKMVMNGHKELMSVAISPDVTDDVEMLQDLILAAFQDAHQKVTELTESEMGKYTKGMNIPGLF encoded by the coding sequence ATGAAAAACATGAACCAATTGATGCGACAAGCGAAGAAAATGCAAGAAGATATCATGAAGGCACAAGAGGCACTGGGTGAGCGCTCCGTTGAGGGTACCGCTGGCGGCGGGGCCGTCAAGATGGTGATGAATGGGCACAAAGAGCTGATGTCTGTAGCAATTAGCCCGGACGTGACGGATGACGTCGAGATGTTGCAAGACCTTATCCTCGCCGCGTTTCAAGACGCACACCAAAAGGTGACGGAACTGACCGAGTCGGAGATGGGGAAATATACAAAGGGTATGAACATCCCGGGACTGTTCTAA
- the recR gene encoding recombination mediator RecR, with amino-acid sequence MWGYPEPVSRMIEQFMKLPGIGPKTAARLAFHVMEMDEKDVDEFAKALKDLKTGLTECATCCNITEKSPCSICSDARRDKLVICVVGEPRDVVAMERTHEYNGTYHVLHGAISPMEGIGPQDIRIKELVTRIGEEDIDEVILATNPNVEGEATAMYIARLLKPFSLKVTRIAHGLPVGGDLEYADEVTLAKALEGRRTI; translated from the coding sequence ATGTGGGGATATCCAGAACCTGTTTCACGCATGATTGAGCAGTTCATGAAGTTGCCGGGCATCGGGCCGAAGACAGCGGCCCGACTGGCGTTTCACGTGATGGAAATGGACGAGAAAGACGTTGACGAATTCGCGAAGGCTTTGAAGGACCTCAAGACCGGTTTGACCGAATGTGCGACGTGCTGCAACATCACAGAGAAGAGCCCTTGCTCCATCTGTTCGGATGCACGGCGCGACAAACTCGTGATCTGTGTCGTCGGCGAGCCACGCGATGTCGTGGCGATGGAACGGACACATGAGTACAACGGAACCTACCATGTACTACATGGCGCCATCTCGCCGATGGAAGGGATTGGCCCGCAGGACATTCGCATCAAAGAGCTCGTCACCCGAATCGGTGAGGAGGACATTGACGAAGTGATCCTGGCGACGAACCCGAACGTCGAAGGCGAGGCGACCGCCATGTACATCGCTCGACTATTAAAACCATTCTCCCTAAAGGTGACGCGCATCGCGCACGGTTTACCAGTCGGGGGAGATTTGGAATACGCCGACGAGGTAACTTTAGCGAAGGCCTTAGAAGGGCGTCGGACGATTTAG
- a CDS encoding DUF2508 family protein, giving the protein MTSSESSMEAQVSQAPHATVPDPHTAPLHPSHQLNVSQLDKAAFLTEILKSRRELMIARQQFEQVSDPLLVDHVVFRIGAAERQLNFLFRLARENDVSFDGLQWEWRDEAWRVD; this is encoded by the coding sequence ATGACGTCGTCCGAATCATCGATGGAGGCGCAGGTTTCTCAGGCGCCACACGCCACTGTACCCGATCCGCACACCGCTCCCTTACATCCAAGCCACCAACTCAATGTGTCACAATTGGACAAGGCAGCATTTTTAACGGAGATCTTGAAGAGTCGCCGCGAGCTGATGATTGCAAGACAGCAATTTGAGCAAGTTTCCGACCCTCTACTCGTCGATCACGTCGTATTTCGCATCGGCGCCGCCGAACGTCAACTCAATTTTTTGTTCCGGCTCGCGCGAGAGAACGACGTATCGTTTGATGGCCTGCAGTGGGAATGGAGAGACGAGGCGTGGCGGGTCGATTAG
- a CDS encoding pro-sigmaK processing inhibitor BofA family protein, producing the protein MHIPAMWLWVGVIVVVAFLIGQFFRKPGTVAWIILRNCALGCLFVFAVNWVGTYVNFHLPFNPVTALTAGFLGLPGVAALVALKLWVLAG; encoded by the coding sequence GTGCATATTCCAGCCATGTGGTTGTGGGTCGGCGTCATTGTCGTCGTCGCCTTCTTAATTGGGCAGTTCTTTCGAAAACCCGGAACTGTTGCCTGGATCATCTTGAGGAACTGCGCCCTTGGCTGTCTGTTTGTGTTCGCGGTCAATTGGGTGGGGACCTATGTAAACTTTCACCTGCCGTTTAATCCTGTCACAGCGCTGACGGCAGGGTTTTTAGGATTACCTGGGGTGGCTGCGCTCGTGGCGCTCAAGTTGTGGGTCCTTGCAGGGTAG